In Candidatus Contubernalis alkalaceticus, the following proteins share a genomic window:
- a CDS encoding transketolase C-terminal domain-containing protein, which produces MTGNEVVAWGALAAQADIMYGYPITPQNEIMHYWTRLAPKHGKKFLQTEDELSAGFTTIGGVLAGRRAFTATAGPGNVLLQEPITMAEMMRIPIVVAIQQRGGPSTATVIYSQQEVNLTTSGGNGEALRIVYSTATHQELFDYTIKAFNVAWKYRFPTFILGDGYQAKMREPLVMYDPQDKGLEMVMPEPFMGMPGTPGVDREPAHLRNAYSMEEELYEVIMEQVEDFNKISLEIEEYVSLGCEDADLVIVSHGIVSRAAMTAQENLRKKGFKVGFFRPITLKPFPVRALRKVCKTTPRFLVVESAYGQLARLAKDALFGLEAGMESIFLPGLAVTSEKIVAHVKKESEIKINEF; this is translated from the coding sequence ATGACCGGGAATGAAGTTGTGGCTTGGGGAGCCCTGGCGGCTCAAGCCGATATAATGTATGGTTATCCCATTACTCCTCAAAATGAAATCATGCATTATTGGACACGCCTGGCGCCTAAACACGGGAAAAAATTTTTACAGACGGAGGACGAGCTATCCGCAGGGTTTACTACTATTGGAGGGGTTTTGGCTGGCCGCAGGGCTTTTACGGCTACAGCGGGGCCAGGTAATGTTCTGCTTCAGGAACCGATAACCATGGCAGAAATGATGCGCATTCCTATAGTTGTGGCTATTCAGCAGAGGGGAGGGCCATCTACCGCTACGGTGATTTATTCTCAGCAGGAGGTTAACCTGACTACCTCTGGAGGAAATGGAGAAGCTTTGAGAATTGTTTATTCAACGGCAACCCATCAGGAGCTTTTTGATTATACTATAAAAGCTTTTAATGTCGCCTGGAAGTATCGTTTTCCAACATTTATACTGGGAGATGGATACCAAGCGAAAATGAGGGAACCGCTGGTAATGTATGATCCCCAGGATAAAGGGTTGGAGATGGTTATGCCAGAACCTTTCATGGGAATGCCGGGGACGCCTGGGGTAGATAGAGAACCTGCCCATCTGAGGAATGCTTATAGTATGGAGGAAGAACTGTATGAAGTAATAATGGAACAAGTTGAGGATTTCAATAAAATCTCTCTTGAAATTGAAGAATATGTATCCTTGGGTTGTGAGGATGCGGACCTGGTGATTGTATCCCATGGGATCGTAAGCCGAGCGGCCATGACAGCACAGGAGAACCTGCGGAAAAAAGGGTTTAAGGTGGGGTTTTTCCGTCCCATTACTCTCAAGCCGTTTCCTGTTAGAGCGTTGAGGAAGGTTTGTAAAACAACCCCCAGGTTTTTGGTGGTTGAGTCCGCCTATGGACAGTTAGCTAGGCTGGCAAAAGATGCACTTTTCGGGTTGGAAGCTGGAATGGAAAGCATTTTCTTGCCGGGGTTAGCAGTCACGTCAGAAAAGATTGTTGCACATGTAAAAAAAGAGTCAGAAATTAAAATAAATGAATTTTAA
- a CDS encoding thiamine pyrophosphate-dependent enzyme, whose translation MSETAMPKSWRRETKPHKFCPGCGHGLVLKALGQAIDELKIQDRTVFGCDIGCSLLAWDFFNIDTVQTHHGRTTPVIAGLVRANPSLVGIAYMGDGGGYAIGSQHLVNAANRNDKLFVLLVNNTNYGMTGGQMAPTTLPGQITETSPYGRDIEETGAPTLGPEMVAAITSETAYVARSTVSNMKQLKRNIKKALENVKNGNGFSFVEVLSTCPTNWRTNARDTWNFLEKDMAKYFKVGELKVPPTEREG comes from the coding sequence ATGTCAGAGACAGCTATGCCAAAATCCTGGCGGAGGGAGACAAAACCTCATAAATTTTGTCCCGGTTGTGGTCATGGTCTTGTATTAAAAGCTTTGGGCCAGGCGATTGATGAACTAAAAATTCAGGACAGGACTGTTTTTGGTTGCGACATTGGATGTTCTCTTCTGGCCTGGGATTTTTTCAATATTGATACGGTACAAACTCATCATGGTAGAACCACTCCGGTGATTGCCGGATTAGTTCGGGCAAATCCCTCGTTAGTGGGGATTGCATACATGGGTGACGGAGGCGGGTATGCGATTGGATCCCAGCACCTGGTCAATGCGGCTAATAGAAATGATAAATTATTTGTATTGTTGGTAAATAATACAAATTATGGCATGACCGGCGGGCAGATGGCACCAACCACATTGCCCGGCCAGATCACGGAAACATCTCCCTATGGAAGAGACATTGAAGAGACCGGAGCTCCAACATTGGGTCCCGAAATGGTTGCAGCCATTACTTCGGAAACTGCTTATGTTGCCAGAAGCACTGTGTCAAACATGAAACAGCTGAAAAGGAATATTAAAAAGGCTTTGGAGAATGTGAAAAATGGTAACGGTTTTTCTTTTGTTGAGGTGTTATCCACCTGCCCCACTAACTGGAGAACCAATGCTCGGGATACCTGGAATTTCCTGGAAAAAGATATGGCAAAGTATTTTAAGGTGGGTGAGTTAAAAGTCCCTCCCACTGAAAGGGAGGGGTAA
- a CDS encoding 2-oxoacid:acceptor oxidoreductase family protein gives MNRLVKIVIAGEGGQGVQSIADILAEAGNEDGLEALYIPNFGIEQRGGVSVAFVQIADNLIGSPKFEKGDVVVALSDRAVNRVKCHVGINTVFVYDSSLIEASEAGENSNIEKSTEEEECRPEQKNDQEIILPSKGKIIAMPATAIAKKELHPRVFNVIILGAIVEAAGVVKEENVKLAMENNLGKKFDKNPELRELNYKALKIGIDAVKEALVRS, from the coding sequence GTGAACAGGTTAGTGAAGATTGTCATCGCCGGAGAAGGAGGGCAGGGCGTTCAGTCCATTGCGGATATACTGGCGGAGGCCGGCAACGAAGATGGGTTGGAGGCTCTGTATATTCCTAATTTTGGAATAGAGCAGAGAGGCGGCGTTTCTGTTGCTTTCGTTCAGATTGCGGACAACTTGATAGGTTCTCCGAAGTTTGAAAAAGGGGATGTTGTAGTAGCTTTAAGTGATAGGGCTGTGAATCGGGTAAAATGTCATGTAGGTATCAATACTGTTTTTGTCTATGACAGTTCTTTAATAGAAGCATCAGAAGCGGGAGAGAACAGTAACATAGAAAAATCAACAGAAGAGGAAGAATGCAGGCCTGAACAGAAAAATGACCAGGAAATAATTCTTCCCAGTAAGGGCAAGATAATTGCGATGCCTGCAACGGCCATAGCCAAGAAAGAGCTTCATCCCAGAGTTTTTAATGTGATTATATTAGGGGCTATAGTGGAGGCGGCTGGAGTTGTAAAGGAAGAAAATGTTAAGCTGGCTATGGAAAATAATCTTGGCAAAAAGTTTGACAAAAATCCTGAGTTGAGGGAATTGAACTACAAAGCATTGAAAATAGGCATCGACGCTGTAAAAGAAGCACTGGTAAGGAGCTGA
- a CDS encoding 4Fe-4S dicluster domain-containing protein — protein MTRKIDKIRFQGEKGFINIFPNYCKGCGLCTEKCPFQVLGWSDELGIYGSPIVEPVNIEKCTACGLCEMFCPECAILVEKKKKEKVKSG, from the coding sequence ATGACACGTAAAATTGATAAAATACGGTTTCAAGGGGAAAAAGGTTTTATTAATATATTTCCGAATTATTGTAAAGGCTGCGGCCTCTGCACTGAAAAGTGTCCCTTTCAGGTGCTGGGTTGGTCTGATGAACTGGGGATCTACGGTTCACCCATTGTGGAGCCGGTAAACATTGAAAAATGTACAGCCTGTGGACTTTGTGAAATGTTTTGTCCGGAATGTGCAATTTTAGTAGAAAAGAAAAAGAAAGAAAAAGTCAAGTCTGGTTAG
- a CDS encoding cation:proton antiporter domain-containing protein, with the protein MLLSLAMMLLCGLLASRLFQKFKLPGLLGLILLGILMGPYVSGFLDEKLLLISNEVRLIALIVILLRAGLGLNLEILKKVGFTALKMSAIPCLLEGFAVTYTAHYWFGLPFFEAGMLGFIIAAVSPAVIVPSMLELKNRGLGMGSGVPIIVLAGASVDDVFAITLFSVFLGMGTGSGGSSLLQLGMIPVEIAASILLGYIAGLLLVKFFDRFAHQLNGMEELMVLTAAAIAIKVLGDYVNAAGLLSVMTVGFVLLAKKENTAYYLEGRLSKVWAVAQIFLFILIGSAVNIQVALEAGLMGLIIIAVGLTFRSLGVFISTFGSFLSLKERLFCIISYLPKATVQAAIGGIPLAAGVPSGELILAVAVLSILITAPLGAIAIKLSAPLLLEHHEENSASNELG; encoded by the coding sequence ATGTTATTAAGTTTGGCGATGATGCTTTTATGTGGGCTTTTAGCCAGCCGTTTGTTCCAAAAATTCAAACTTCCAGGGCTGTTGGGCCTTATATTATTAGGAATACTAATGGGCCCTTATGTTTCAGGTTTCTTAGACGAAAAATTGCTTCTTATTTCCAATGAAGTCCGTCTCATTGCTCTAATTGTAATACTGCTCAGGGCAGGGTTGGGGCTTAATCTGGAGATTTTAAAGAAAGTGGGGTTTACTGCTCTGAAAATGAGTGCCATACCCTGCTTGTTGGAGGGTTTTGCCGTAACATATACAGCTCACTATTGGTTTGGCCTTCCCTTTTTTGAGGCGGGTATGCTGGGATTTATAATTGCTGCCGTGTCCCCGGCTGTCATTGTGCCCTCCATGCTGGAGCTGAAGAACCGGGGGTTGGGAATGGGTTCAGGAGTACCTATTATTGTTCTGGCCGGGGCATCTGTGGATGATGTTTTTGCTATAACTTTATTTTCTGTGTTTTTAGGCATGGGGACGGGAAGTGGAGGGTCTTCTCTGCTGCAGTTGGGAATGATACCCGTTGAAATTGCAGCCAGCATACTGTTGGGTTACATTGCAGGCCTTTTATTGGTTAAATTTTTTGACCGTTTTGCTCATCAGTTGAATGGGATGGAGGAATTAATGGTCTTAACAGCGGCAGCTATTGCTATTAAAGTCCTGGGGGACTATGTGAATGCAGCCGGTCTTTTGTCGGTAATGACAGTGGGTTTTGTGCTGCTGGCAAAAAAGGAAAATACGGCTTATTATTTGGAGGGCAGGTTAAGCAAGGTCTGGGCGGTGGCACAAATCTTTCTTTTTATTTTAATCGGTTCTGCGGTTAATATACAGGTTGCTTTAGAAGCAGGGCTTATGGGACTTATCATTATTGCCGTAGGCTTAACTTTTCGTTCCCTGGGGGTGTTCATTTCTACTTTTGGTTCATTTTTAAGCCTAAAGGAAAGGCTTTTTTGTATTATATCTTATCTGCCTAAAGCTACTGTTCAAGCAGCCATTGGAGGAATTCCCCTGGCGGCAGGGGTGCCTTCCGGGGAATTGATACTGGCTGTCGCTGTACTTTCTATATTAATAACGGCTCCCCTGGGGGCCATCGCTATAAAACTATCAGCTCCGCTGCTCTTGGAGCATCATGAGGAAAACAGTGCAAGTAATGAATTGGGTTAA
- a CDS encoding CBS domain-containing protein — protein sequence MKAIDIMHKNVIAVDKEASLREAAVLMSKHGIGGLPVVDDFGSIVGIITDSDILKYRQKINLPEYLRLLEYFYEEIDPKRIEADIRAILNKKVKDVMSTRLVMVTEEALIREIISKFAEHHISRIPVVKENKLLGIIAREDVIKVFVEKY from the coding sequence ATGAAGGCAATAGATATAATGCACAAAAATGTTATCGCGGTGGATAAGGAAGCATCCTTAAGGGAAGCGGCTGTTTTAATGTCCAAACACGGAATAGGCGGGCTGCCGGTAGTTGACGATTTTGGCAGTATCGTTGGAATTATTACCGACTCTGACATTTTGAAATATCGCCAGAAAATTAATCTTCCTGAATATCTGAGGCTTTTAGAATATTTTTACGAAGAGATAGATCCAAAAAGAATAGAGGCAGATATAAGGGCTATATTAAATAAAAAGGTAAAGGATGTTATGTCCACCAGGCTTGTAATGGTTACCGAAGAAGCTCTTATTAGAGAAATTATCAGCAAGTTTGCGGAGCACCATATAAGCCGAATCCCTGTTGTAAAAGAAAACAAGCTGCTGGGTATTATCGCCCGGGAAGATGTGATTAAGGTTTTTGTGGAGAAATATTAA